The Streptomyces sp. Je 1-332 genome has a window encoding:
- a CDS encoding FAD-dependent monooxygenase, whose product MAHTHTTDVLIAGAGPVGLSAAAELRRHGVRCRLVDRLPERLPYAKAVGVQPRTLEIWDRMGLARAAMENAAPMRGQLIYANGQERARIELELPPEVPYGFAALPQYETERLLEEYLAGLGTVIERRTELVSFAQDPDGVTVRLRTASGAEEESHVGYLIGCDGAHSTVRKGLGLTFEGGALPEEYMLGDVEADWDLPHGYGIRSLHVADDGSTDDLLVCIPLPGRGGRYRMSMLVPPELSTRTTDRGRAGDDGVVHGLEGQVAPELHHLQAVVDRLAPRPARLSRLRWSSVFRISHRIVDRYGEGRVFVAGDAAHIHPPTGAQGMNTGIQDACNLAWKLALVVRGTAGPALLTSYDAERLPVGEEVVGRTVRHATQGIETDPDDPRTLMQREAQLLVGYRGGPLAHAPYGPADAPQPGDRSPDCGGLTGTLATYPLRLLDVLRGRTEHVLLLYADDIADVNAAAAAATDGGGPARAGLETIAVLARGGAPDLAGTLTVPGYRDAAGEFARLYRPEGPTGFVVRPDGQLGARFSLADTAAALADYRTATSMPG is encoded by the coding sequence GTGGCGCACACTCACACGACCGACGTACTGATCGCGGGAGCGGGCCCCGTGGGGCTGAGCGCGGCCGCCGAGCTGCGCCGCCACGGGGTGCGCTGCCGCCTGGTCGACCGCCTGCCCGAGCGTCTTCCGTACGCCAAGGCGGTCGGCGTACAGCCGCGCACCCTGGAGATCTGGGACCGGATGGGTCTGGCGCGCGCCGCGATGGAGAACGCCGCCCCGATGCGCGGCCAGCTGATCTACGCGAACGGTCAGGAGCGGGCGCGGATCGAGCTCGAGCTGCCGCCCGAGGTGCCCTACGGGTTCGCCGCGCTGCCGCAGTACGAGACGGAGCGGCTTCTCGAGGAGTACCTGGCGGGGCTCGGTACGGTCATCGAGCGCCGGACGGAACTGGTGTCGTTCGCTCAGGACCCGGACGGCGTCACGGTCCGGCTGCGGACGGCCTCCGGGGCCGAGGAGGAGTCACACGTCGGCTATCTGATCGGCTGCGACGGCGCGCACAGCACCGTCCGCAAGGGCCTCGGCCTGACGTTCGAGGGCGGCGCGCTGCCCGAGGAGTACATGCTGGGCGACGTCGAGGCCGACTGGGACCTGCCGCACGGATACGGCATCCGCTCCCTCCACGTGGCCGACGACGGCTCCACCGACGACCTGCTGGTCTGCATCCCACTGCCCGGCCGTGGCGGCCGCTATCGCATGTCGATGCTGGTCCCGCCCGAACTGTCCACGCGGACCACGGACCGGGGGCGAGCCGGGGACGACGGCGTCGTGCACGGCCTGGAGGGGCAGGTCGCCCCGGAGCTGCACCATCTCCAGGCCGTCGTCGACCGCCTGGCGCCGCGCCCTGCCCGCCTCTCCCGGCTGCGCTGGTCCTCCGTCTTCCGCATCAGCCACCGCATCGTCGACCGCTACGGCGAGGGACGCGTCTTCGTCGCGGGCGACGCCGCCCACATCCATCCGCCGACCGGCGCCCAGGGTATGAACACCGGCATCCAGGATGCCTGCAACCTGGCCTGGAAGCTGGCGCTCGTGGTCCGGGGCACGGCCGGGCCCGCCCTGCTGACCAGCTATGACGCCGAGCGCCTGCCGGTCGGCGAGGAAGTCGTCGGCCGGACCGTGCGGCACGCCACCCAGGGCATCGAGACCGACCCGGACGACCCGCGGACCCTGATGCAGCGCGAGGCCCAGCTGCTGGTCGGCTATCGGGGCGGTCCGCTGGCCCACGCCCCGTACGGACCGGCCGATGCGCCCCAGCCCGGTGACCGGAGCCCCGACTGTGGCGGTCTCACCGGGACCCTGGCCACCTACCCACTGCGTCTGCTCGACGTCCTGCGGGGCCGCACCGAACACGTCCTGCTGCTGTACGCGGACGACATCGCCGACGTGAACGCAGCGGCCGCGGCTGCCACCGACGGAGGTGGCCCCGCCCGCGCGGGCCTGGAGACGATCGCCGTCCTCGCCCGCGGAGGCGCACCGGACCTCGCAGGCACCCTCACCGTTCCCGGATACCGCGACGCCGCAGGAGAGTTCGCCCGGCTCTACCGACCGGAAGGACCGACCGGCTTCGTCGTCCGCCCCGACGGACAGCTCGGCGCCCGCTTTTCCCTCGCGGACACCGCGGCAGCCCTCGCGGACTACCGCACGGCCACATCCATGCCGGGGTGA
- a CDS encoding FAD-dependent oxidoreductase, which translates to MSRPLRVAVVGAGPAGIYAADALLKSAVAVEPGVSIDLFERMPAPFGLIRYGVAPDHPRIKGIVTALHQVLDKPQIRFFGNVDYPRDIDLDDLRSFYDAVIFSTGATADRALGIPGIDLDGSYGAADFVSWYDGHPDVPRTWPLDAEKVAVLGVGNVALDVARILAKTAEELISTEIPPNVHEGLKANKAREVHVFGRRGPAQAKFSPMELRELDHSPNIEVIVDPEDIDYDDGSIATRRGNKQADMVAKTLENWAIRDIGERPHKLFLHFFESPTEILGEDGRVVGLRTERTALDGTGNVKGTGEFKDWDLGAVYRAVGYLSDELPKLPWDVASGTVPDKAGRVIEETGEHLQSTYVTGWIRRGPVGLIGHTKGDANETVASLLDDHANERLHTPTAPEPAAVNTFLGERNIRFTTWEGWHRLDAAEKALGVAEERERVKIVEREDMLKASGA; encoded by the coding sequence ATGTCTCGCCCTCTGCGGGTAGCCGTTGTCGGAGCCGGTCCGGCCGGCATCTACGCCGCCGACGCGCTGCTGAAATCCGCAGTGGCGGTCGAGCCCGGTGTGTCGATCGACCTCTTCGAGCGGATGCCCGCGCCCTTCGGCCTCATCCGCTACGGCGTCGCCCCCGACCACCCCCGGATCAAGGGCATCGTCACGGCCCTGCACCAGGTCCTCGACAAGCCGCAGATCCGCTTCTTCGGCAACGTCGACTACCCGCGCGACATCGACCTGGACGACCTGCGCAGCTTCTACGACGCGGTCATCTTCTCCACCGGCGCGACGGCCGACCGGGCGCTCGGCATCCCCGGCATCGACCTCGACGGCTCGTACGGCGCGGCGGACTTCGTCTCCTGGTACGACGGGCACCCGGACGTGCCGCGCACCTGGCCGCTCGACGCGGAGAAGGTCGCCGTCCTCGGCGTCGGCAACGTCGCGCTCGACGTGGCCCGCATCCTGGCCAAGACGGCGGAGGAGCTCATCTCCACCGAGATCCCGCCGAACGTCCACGAGGGGCTCAAGGCCAACAAGGCGCGCGAGGTGCACGTCTTCGGGCGCCGCGGCCCCGCGCAGGCCAAGTTCAGCCCGATGGAGCTTCGGGAGCTCGACCACTCCCCGAACATCGAGGTCATCGTCGACCCCGAGGACATCGACTACGACGACGGCTCGATCGCGACCCGGCGCGGCAACAAGCAGGCCGACATGGTGGCCAAGACGCTGGAGAACTGGGCCATCCGCGACATCGGCGAGCGGCCGCACAAGCTGTTCCTGCACTTCTTCGAGTCGCCGACCGAGATCCTCGGCGAGGACGGCCGGGTCGTCGGCCTGCGCACCGAGCGCACCGCCCTCGACGGCACCGGGAACGTCAAGGGAACCGGCGAGTTCAAGGACTGGGACCTCGGCGCCGTCTACCGCGCGGTGGGCTACCTCTCCGACGAACTGCCCAAGCTGCCCTGGGACGTCGCGTCGGGCACGGTGCCGGACAAGGCAGGCCGCGTCATCGAGGAGACCGGGGAGCACCTGCAGTCGACGTACGTCACCGGGTGGATCCGCCGTGGCCCCGTGGGCCTGATCGGGCACACCAAGGGTGACGCCAACGAGACCGTCGCCAGCCTCCTCGACGACCACGCGAACGAGCGTCTGCACACGCCCACCGCCCCCGAACCGGCGGCGGTGAACACCTTTCTCGGCGAGCGGAACATCCGCTTCACCACGTGGGAGGGCTGGCACCGCCTCGACGCTGCGGAGAAGGCCCTCGGCGTGGCCGAGGAGCGCGAGCGCGTGAAGATCGTCGAGCGCGAGGACATGCTCAAGGCGAGCGGCGCGTAG
- a CDS encoding glyceraldehyde-3-phosphate dehydrogenase yields the protein MTVNDDSFTNWKHREEIAESMIPIIGKLHRERDVTVLLHSRSLVNKSVVSLLKTHRFARQIAGAELSVTETLPFLQALTTLDLGPSQIDVGLLAEAYRTDDRGMSVADFTAEAVAGATGANKIESREGRDVVLYGFGRIGRLVARLLIEKAGSGNGLRLRAVVVRKGGEQDIVKRASLLRRDSIHGQFQGTITVDEATSTIIANGNEIKVIYANDPSEVDYTAYGIKDAILIDNTGKWRDREGLSQHLRPGVDKVVLTAPGKGDVPNIVHGVNHDTIKPDEQILSCASCTTNAIVPPLKAMADEYGVLRGHVETVHSFTNDQNLLDNFHKADRRGRSAPLNMVITETGAASAVAKALPDLKAPITGSSIRVPVPDVSIAILSLRLGRETTREEVLEHLRDVSLHSPLKRQIDFTTAPDAVSMDFVGSRHASIVDAGATKVDGDNAILYLWYDNEFGYSCQVIRVVQHVSGVEYPTYPVPVA from the coding sequence GTGACTGTCAATGACGACTCGTTCACCAATTGGAAGCACCGCGAGGAGATCGCGGAGTCGATGATCCCGATCATCGGGAAGCTGCACCGGGAGCGGGACGTCACCGTCCTGCTCCACAGCCGCTCCTTGGTGAACAAGTCGGTGGTCAGCCTCCTCAAGACCCACCGATTCGCGCGACAGATAGCCGGTGCGGAACTCTCCGTCACCGAGACGCTGCCGTTCCTCCAGGCCCTCACCACCCTCGACCTCGGTCCTTCGCAGATCGACGTCGGCCTGCTCGCCGAGGCGTACAGGACCGACGACCGTGGCATGTCGGTGGCCGATTTCACCGCCGAGGCCGTCGCCGGAGCCACGGGCGCCAACAAGATCGAGAGCCGCGAGGGACGCGACGTCGTCCTCTACGGCTTCGGCCGTATCGGCCGCCTGGTCGCCCGCCTGCTGATCGAGAAGGCCGGTTCCGGCAACGGCCTGCGCCTGCGCGCCGTCGTCGTCCGCAAGGGCGGCGAGCAGGACATCGTGAAGCGCGCCTCGCTGCTGCGCCGTGACTCCATCCACGGTCAGTTCCAGGGCACGATCACCGTCGACGAGGCGACCAGCACGATCATCGCCAACGGCAACGAGATCAAGGTGATCTACGCCAACGACCCCTCCGAGGTCGACTACACGGCGTACGGCATCAAGGACGCCATCCTCATCGACAACACCGGCAAGTGGCGTGACCGCGAGGGTCTCTCCCAGCATCTGCGCCCCGGTGTCGACAAGGTCGTCCTGACCGCGCCGGGCAAGGGCGACGTCCCGAACATCGTGCACGGCGTCAACCACGACACGATCAAGCCGGACGAGCAGATCCTGTCCTGCGCCTCCTGCACCACCAACGCGATCGTCCCGCCGCTGAAGGCGATGGCCGACGAGTACGGCGTGCTGCGCGGCCACGTGGAGACCGTCCACTCGTTCACCAACGACCAGAACCTCCTGGACAACTTCCACAAGGCCGACCGCCGCGGCCGCTCCGCGCCGCTCAACATGGTCATCACCGAGACCGGCGCCGCCTCCGCCGTCGCCAAGGCGCTGCCCGACCTCAAGGCGCCCATCACCGGCAGCTCGATCCGCGTCCCCGTCCCGGATGTGTCGATCGCCATCCTGAGCCTGCGCCTGGGCCGCGAGACCACCCGCGAAGAGGTCCTCGAGCACCTCCGCGACGTCTCGCTGCACTCGCCGCTGAAGCGCCAGATCGACTTCACGACCGCTCCCGACGCCGTCTCCATGGACTTCGTCGGCTCGCGGCACGCCTCGATCGTCGACGCGGGCGCCACCAAGGTCGACGGCGACAACGCGATCCTCTACCTCTGGTACGACAACGAGTTCGGCTACTCGTGCCAGGTCATCCGTGTCGTCCAGCACGTCTCCGGCGTGGAGTACCCGACGTACCCGGTGCCGGTGGCCTGA
- a CDS encoding helix-turn-helix domain-containing protein yields the protein MPHVLRSRVGPLHEVPAITPLTPGARSLLDAEAVAVLHRAARALLRDLPAMTDRLVAELREQEPAYRTDIEARPTEVWQEVHRSLRYSVTSLLQPAETREAAHRTSIQIAGVRAERGLPLDALLHAFRLGGAMVWQGLVQEVARGNPDDMRLLIHVATDVWNFVDEHCGVVADAYRRTERRMAWRHENRLRLLTASLLDGSARLTDLPTAADVLGLPEDGWYAVIAVAGENGNPALPPGTRTLHHTGPGVQYILVLLGNTDAGPAAELSALGAGLALPPGARAGIGSPVEGLAAVPCARRLADTALRACPRSGGTVLLDERLPDALVVSSPELAEALAERVLGPLRSLDPADRDLLIDTLVIWMETDGSAQRAGARLYCHRNTVLNRLRRVEQLTGRSLTRVGDLVEISLALGARRLLGG from the coding sequence ATGCCACACGTCCTGCGGTCACGGGTCGGGCCCCTGCACGAAGTGCCCGCCATCACCCCGCTCACACCGGGCGCCCGCTCCCTCCTCGACGCCGAGGCCGTCGCCGTACTGCACCGCGCGGCCCGCGCCCTGCTGAGGGACCTGCCCGCGATGACCGACCGGCTCGTCGCGGAGCTGCGTGAGCAGGAACCCGCCTACCGTACGGACATCGAGGCCCGCCCCACCGAGGTGTGGCAGGAGGTGCACCGCTCCCTGCGGTACAGCGTGACCTCGCTCCTCCAGCCGGCGGAGACCAGGGAGGCCGCCCACCGCACATCCATCCAGATCGCCGGTGTGCGTGCTGAACGGGGCCTGCCGCTCGACGCGTTACTGCACGCCTTCCGGCTTGGCGGGGCGATGGTGTGGCAGGGCCTGGTCCAGGAGGTCGCGCGCGGCAACCCCGACGACATGCGGTTGCTCATCCATGTCGCCACGGACGTATGGAACTTCGTCGACGAGCACTGCGGCGTGGTCGCCGACGCCTACCGCCGCACCGAGCGCCGCATGGCCTGGCGGCACGAGAACCGCCTGCGGCTCCTGACCGCGAGCCTCCTCGACGGAAGTGCGCGTCTCACGGACCTGCCCACCGCCGCCGATGTCCTGGGCCTGCCCGAGGACGGGTGGTACGCCGTGATCGCCGTGGCGGGGGAGAATGGCAACCCCGCCCTGCCGCCAGGAACGCGGACGCTGCACCACACCGGGCCCGGGGTCCAGTACATCCTGGTACTGCTCGGCAACACCGACGCCGGACCGGCAGCCGAACTGTCCGCCCTCGGCGCCGGTCTCGCGCTGCCCCCCGGGGCCCGCGCGGGCATCGGCTCACCGGTGGAGGGCCTCGCCGCCGTCCCCTGCGCCCGCCGCCTCGCGGACACCGCCCTGCGCGCCTGCCCCCGCAGCGGCGGCACCGTACTCCTGGACGAACGGCTGCCCGACGCCCTGGTCGTCTCGTCACCCGAGCTCGCGGAGGCGCTCGCCGAGCGCGTCCTCGGCCCGCTGCGCTCCCTCGACCCCGCCGACCGCGACCTCCTCATCGACACACTCGTCATCTGGATGGAGACCGACGGCTCCGCGCAACGCGCGGGCGCCCGCCTCTACTGCCACCGCAACACCGTCCTCAACCGGCTGCGCCGCGTCGAGCAGCTGACCGGCCGCAGCCTCACCCGGGTCGGCGACCTGGTGGAGATCTCCCTCGCCCTCGGCGCCCGCAGGCTGCTCGGCGGGTGA
- a CDS encoding LuxR C-terminal-related transcriptional regulator, whose protein sequence is MTLSTTGPGVLTAPELYGRREAIVAVESLVGRLRAGRGGVLALVAQPGLGRTALVEYARAICAPLPSVQLAAPAALPQEGPLLVCVDDAHRWHPAARAALLADLRRLPAERPVAVLLTHTEHGCGARELRDLMPLRLGPLDDSAAAALLDRLTRGSADPVVGAWLIREAAGTPRLLTAFVAALTPDQLAGRTPLPDPLPGAEPLLDDFTTPLADLPPDTRTLLLLAAAAGEHEAEGAGADLSLVLRAAAVGEGEAEGGPGGFAAAEVAGVVVRVGGRVHFGHPLLRRAVLHRGPLARRRAAHAWLAAVCGDRFSRLVQLACAAGEYDARLAEALAAAAAAASAPRPHAERSAALARAAALTVDTRLRTDRLADAAEAARLAGDPVRARALLARTAAVPAHGGVHRVRGLLSLGDGPAADAREDLLAAAALLPPAPARHALIGAAEAAWAMGDAAAYREAMARVPACADDPSLEAYRAGMCAVLAGRIAEGHALLRRCLDALPGTADPAGLLRCGAAALVVGEVDTACGAGARALAAVRAHGPEVLLPRALEHLAYGELRAGRHTTARAHALEGLRAAHRIGQPNVAACLHAVLALAASVEGDAEACAGHAAAAAEGAGPHGLNQAATLAAWAVARSDLAAGRPGDAAARLAPLVTPGPRRGHFAVRMLAVPCFVEAAVQAGRTAEARKATEEFTRWTEATADRLAPAQLARCQALLAPPQQTAASYENALAHHDRSPGEFERARTQLLFGQWLRRRRRTREARGPLRDALVGFERCGARAWADRSRGELRAAGKAVAGEPGAGVLSALTPQQQRIARHVAEGATNREVAERLSVSHRTVDHHLRNVFAALGVRSRVELSRLLGGDGGLPDRDEEIAAHL, encoded by the coding sequence GTGACCCTTTCGACGACCGGACCCGGCGTGCTCACGGCCCCCGAGCTCTACGGCCGCCGCGAGGCAATCGTTGCGGTGGAATCCCTGGTGGGACGCTTGCGGGCGGGCCGAGGGGGCGTCCTCGCCCTTGTCGCGCAGCCGGGCCTCGGCCGCACCGCGCTCGTGGAGTACGCGCGAGCCATCTGCGCCCCGCTCCCATCGGTTCAGCTCGCCGCCCCTGCGGCACTGCCGCAGGAGGGCCCGCTGCTGGTCTGCGTCGACGACGCGCACCGGTGGCACCCGGCGGCCCGGGCCGCCCTCTTGGCCGACTTACGCCGCCTGCCCGCCGAGAGACCGGTGGCGGTCCTGCTCACGCACACTGAACACGGCTGCGGTGCAAGGGAGTTGAGAGACCTCATGCCTTTGCGCCTGGGCCCGCTCGACGACAGTGCGGCGGCCGCCCTGCTCGACCGGCTGACCCGCGGCTCGGCCGACCCGGTCGTCGGAGCCTGGCTGATCCGCGAGGCCGCGGGCACCCCACGCCTGCTCACCGCGTTCGTCGCGGCCCTCACCCCGGACCAGCTGGCCGGCCGCACCCCGCTGCCCGATCCGCTGCCCGGTGCCGAACCCCTCCTCGACGACTTCACGACCCCCCTCGCCGACCTGCCACCCGACACCCGCACCTTGCTGCTGCTCGCCGCGGCGGCGGGGGAGCACGAAGCTGAGGGCGCGGGGGCCGACCTGTCACTGGTGTTACGGGCGGCGGCGGTTGGGGAGGGGGAGGCTGAGGGTGGGCCCGGTGGGTTTGCTGCGGCTGAGGTTGCCGGGGTGGTTGTCAGGGTTGGGGGGCGGGTTCATTTCGGTCATCCGCTTCTTCGGCGGGCCGTGTTGCATCGTGGCCCGCTCGCTCGCCGCAGAGCCGCCCATGCCTGGCTTGCCGCGGTGTGTGGGGACCGTTTCTCCCGGCTGGTGCAACTCGCCTGCGCCGCAGGGGAGTACGACGCGCGGCTCGCCGAAGCCCTCGCCGCCGCCGCCGCCGCGGCGAGCGCGCCGCGCCCGCACGCCGAGCGTTCCGCCGCCCTGGCCCGCGCCGCGGCCCTCACCGTCGACACGAGGCTGCGCACCGACCGCCTCGCCGACGCGGCCGAAGCCGCCCGCCTGGCGGGCGACCCCGTCCGGGCCCGCGCCCTGCTCGCCCGCACCGCCGCCGTTCCCGCGCACGGCGGGGTCCACCGCGTGCGCGGGCTGCTGTCCCTCGGCGACGGCCCGGCCGCCGACGCCCGGGAGGATCTGCTCGCAGCCGCCGCGCTGCTCCCACCCGCACCGGCCCGCCACGCCCTGATCGGCGCGGCGGAGGCGGCCTGGGCGATGGGTGATGCCGCGGCCTACCGGGAGGCGATGGCACGCGTCCCCGCCTGTGCCGACGACCCCTCCCTGGAGGCGTACCGCGCCGGTATGTGCGCGGTCCTCGCGGGCCGCATCGCCGAGGGACACGCCCTGCTGCGCCGCTGCCTGGACGCGTTACCCGGGACGGCTGACCCGGCCGGTCTGCTGCGCTGCGGGGCTGCCGCCCTGGTCGTCGGCGAGGTCGACACCGCCTGCGGCGCCGGTGCCCGGGCGCTCGCCGCCGTACGCGCCCACGGCCCCGAGGTCCTGCTGCCGCGCGCCCTGGAACACCTGGCGTACGGAGAGCTGCGTGCGGGGCGGCACACCACGGCGCGGGCGCACGCCCTCGAAGGGCTTCGGGCGGCGCACCGTATCGGGCAGCCCAACGTCGCCGCCTGTCTGCACGCCGTCCTCGCGCTCGCCGCGTCCGTGGAAGGCGACGCCGAGGCCTGCGCCGGGCATGCGGCGGCCGCTGCCGAGGGCGCTGGGCCGCACGGTCTCAACCAGGCGGCCACGCTCGCGGCCTGGGCCGTCGCGCGGTCGGATCTCGCGGCGGGGCGCCCCGGGGACGCGGCGGCCCGCCTCGCCCCGCTGGTCACCCCCGGCCCCCGGCGCGGGCACTTCGCCGTCAGGATGCTGGCGGTCCCCTGCTTCGTCGAAGCGGCCGTCCAGGCAGGGCGCACGGCAGAGGCCCGGAAGGCCACCGAAGAGTTCACCCGCTGGACGGAAGCCACCGCGGACCGGCTCGCTCCGGCCCAACTGGCCCGCTGCCAGGCCCTGTTGGCTCCACCGCAGCAGACAGCCGCTTCGTACGAGAACGCCCTCGCGCACCACGACCGCTCGCCCGGCGAGTTCGAACGCGCCCGCACGCAGCTGCTGTTCGGCCAGTGGCTGCGCCGCAGGCGCCGTACCCGTGAGGCGCGCGGCCCGCTGCGGGACGCGCTGGTCGGCTTCGAACGCTGCGGCGCACGCGCCTGGGCGGACCGCAGCCGCGGTGAACTCCGCGCCGCGGGCAAGGCGGTGGCGGGGGAGCCGGGAGCGGGAGTGCTCTCGGCGCTGACCCCGCAGCAGCAGCGCATCGCCCGTCACGTGGCGGAGGGCGCCACCAACCGCGAGGTGGCCGAACGCCTGTCGGTGAGCCACCGCACCGTCGACCACCACCTGCGCAATGTGTTCGCGGCGCTGGGCGTACGATCCCGCGTCGAGCTGTCCCGGCTCCTCGGCGGCGACGGAGGGTTGCCGGACCGTGATGAGGAGATTGCCGCACACCTCTAG